Proteins co-encoded in one Hyla sarda isolate aHylSar1 chromosome 4, aHylSar1.hap1, whole genome shotgun sequence genomic window:
- the IK gene encoding protein Red — protein MPERESELFSNPLAPDGHEVEDLHSLQSKLTNEDFRKLLMTPRATPSSAPPTKSRHHEMPREYNEDEDPAARRRKKKSYYAKLRQQEIERERELAEKYRDRAKERRDGVNKDYEETELISTTANYRAVGPTAEADKSAAEKRRQLIQESKFLGGDMEHTHLVKGLDFALLQKVRAEIASKEKEEEDIIEKPQKETKKDEDPENKIEFKTRLGRNVYRMLFKGKAYERNELFLPGRMAYVVDLDDEYADTDIPTTLIRSKADCPTMEAQTTLTTNDIVISKLTQILSYLRQGTRNKKLKKKDKGKLDEKKPPEADLNIFDDIGDYIPTTTKPPREKEREKHRDKERDRDRDRPRERDRDRDHERERERDRERVREREREREREREEEKRKHSYFEKPKADDEPIDIDIGPGSTKDLLKSINDNFAGAPGWEGIEMKKHEDKKQLGDFFGMWNSYAECYPATMDDMAVDSDEEVDYSKMDQGNKKGPLGRWDFDTQEEYSEYMNNKEALPKAAFQYGIKMSEGRKTRRFKETNEKAELDRQWKKISAIIEKRKKLEADGVEVKRPKY, from the exons gtGAGTTGTTTTCCAATCCTCTGGCCCCAGATGGCCATGAGGTGGAAGATCTGCATTCACTCCA GTCAAAGCTAACAAATGAAGACTTCCGTAAACTTCTTATGACCCCGCGTGCAACGCCTTCTTCTGCACCGCCTACAAAATCCCGCCATCATGA GATGCCACGTGAATATAATGAGGATGAAGATCCAGCAGCCAGAAGACGGAAGAAAAAGAG ctactaTGCAAAATTACGACAGCAAGAAATTGAACGTGAGAGAGAACTTGCTGAGAAATATAGAGACCGAGCAAAAGAGAGAAGAGATGGAGTCAACAAGGACTATGAAGAAACTGAACTCATCAGCACAACAGCAAATTACCGAGCAGTGGGACCTACAGCTGAAGC TGACAAATCGGCAGCAGAGAAAAGGCGTCAGTTGATCCAGGAGTCCAAGTTCTTGGGTGGTGACATGGAGCACACTCACTTGGTGAAAGGTCTTGATTTTGCCCTGTTGCAAAAG GTCCGTGCTGAAATTGCCAGcaaagaaaaggaagaagaggATATCATCGAAAAGCCCCAGAAAGAAACCAA aaAAGATGAAGATCCAGAAAATAAGATTGAATTTAAGACTCGCCTTG GTCGCAATGTGTACCGTATGCTATTTAAGGGCAAAGCTTATGAGCGCAATGAGCTTTTCCTGCCTGGACGGATGGCCTATGTGGTAGATTTAGATGATGAATATGCGGACACTGACATTCCAACCACACTTATACGGAGTAAAGCCGACTGTCCAACCATGGAG GCTCAAACAACACTCACAACGAATGACATAGTCATCAGCAAGCTGACTCAAATCTTATCCTACCTGAGACAAGGAACTCGCAATAAGAAGCTGAAGAAAAAAGACAAAG gAAAGTTGGATGAAAAGAAACCTCCAGAGGCTGATTTGAA CATCTTTGATGATATTGGAGACTACATTCCTACTACAACCAAACCTCCCcgtgagaaagagagagaaaagcacagagatAAGGAACGCGATAGGGATAGAGACCGTCCAAGGGAGAGGGACCGAGACCGGGATCATGAGcgtgaaagagagagagacagggaaaGAGTACGGGAACgggagcgagagagagagcgagaacgAGAAGAAGAAAAGAGGAAGCACAGCTACTTTGAGAAGCCAAAGGCTGATGATGAG ccAATTGATATTGACATAG GGCCTGGATCAACTAAGGATCTTCTGAAGTCTATCAATGATAACTTTGCTGGagctcctggttgggagggaatagA AATGAAGAAACATGAAGACAAGAAGCAGTTGGGAGATTTCTTTGGCATGTGGAACAGTTATGCTGAATGTTATCCTGCAAC TATGGATGATATGGCGGTAGACAGCGATGAAGAAGTGGACTACAGTAAAATGGACCAG GGCAACAAGAAGGGACCTCTGGGTCGATGGGACTTTGATACACAAGAGGAATACAGTGAATATATGAACAATAAAGAGGCTCTGCCCAA aGCTGCATTTCAATATGGTATTAAAATGTCAGAGGGACGTAAAACAAGACGCTTTAAGGAGACAAATGAAAAAGCAGAACTGGACAGACAGTGGAAAAAGATCAGTGCG ATCATTGAGAAACGGAAGAAGCTGGAGGCTGATGG ggtTGAAGTGAAAAGACCTAAATACTGA